One window of the Prionailurus bengalensis isolate Pbe53 chromosome E1, Fcat_Pben_1.1_paternal_pri, whole genome shotgun sequence genome contains the following:
- the CRYBA1 gene encoding beta-crystallin A3, which produces METQTVQQELEALPTTKMAQTNPMPGSVGPWKITIYDQENFQGKRMEFTSSCPNVSERSFDNVRSLKVECGAWVGYEHTSFCGQQFILERGEYPRWDAWSGSNAYHIERLMSFRPICSANHKESKITIFEKENFIGRQWEICDDYPSLQAMGWLNNEVGSMKIQCGAWVCYQYPGYRGYQYILECDHHGGDYKHWREWGSHAQTSQIQSIRRIQQ; this is translated from the exons ATGGAGACCCAGACTGTGCAGCAGGAGCTGG AAGCCCTTCCAACCACCAAGATGGCTCAAACCAACCCCATGCCGGGGTCCGTGGGGCCATGGAAG ATAACCATATATGACCAGGAGAATTTCCAGGGCAAGAGGATGGAGTTCACCAGCTCCTGCCCAAATGTCTCTGAGCGCAGTTTTGATAATGTCCGGTCTCTCAAGGTGGAATGTGGCGC CTGGGTTGGTTATGAGCACACCAGCTTCTGTGGGCAACAGTTTATCCTGGAGAGAGGAGAATACCCTCGCTGGGATGCCTGGAGCGGGAGTAATGCCTACCACATTGAGCGCCTCATGTCCTTCCGCCCCATCTGTTCAGCT AATCATAAGGAGTCGAAGATTACCATCTTTGAGAAGGAAAACTTCATTGGACGCCAATGGGAGATCTGTGATGACTACCCCTCCTTGCAAGCCATGGGTTGGCTCAACAACGAAGTTGGTTCCATGAAGATACAATGTGGGGC CTGGGTCTGCTACCAGTATCCTGGATACCGTGGGTATCAATATATCTTGGAATGTGACCACCACGGAGGAGACTATAAACACTGGAGAGAGTGGGGTTCTCACGCCCAGACTTCCCAGATTCAATCGATTCGCCGTATCCAACAGTAG